A segment of the Nocardia higoensis genome:
ATTCGCCACTTCGACACAGAGAAGTTGTGGATCGAGGTGGTGAGCAAGCTTGAAGTAGGCGTCCTAAACGAGATTTTCCCTGGAGTGCCCGGCGCTACGAATGTGGAAATGAACGACTTGATCCCGCTACTCGATAAGCTCGGCGCTGCGGCCTCCGCCCCGTACCCACCCGATACGATCCGACCGGTTCCACCAGATAAGATGGAGTTCAACTCGCTCCCCGAGAGTAGTCGCGTCGAGTTCAACAATGGCCGCCTCCTCGCGCCCCGGATCAATGAGTGGTACGCGAGTGCCGCAGACCCGACTCTCTACGACACGCACGGCGACCGCTTCCGAGCCCTATACCGGGATGCCCGGGCGGTGACGACACAGCCCGCCGAGATCCTGGAGCGGCTGTATGTGGCAGTTGCCGGCTCGGACGCACGCATGGACGCCAAGCGCGCCAACGCAGCCTACGCTGTAGTGTCGTACTTCTTTGACTCATGTCACATCTTCGAAGAGCCGCCCGGCGCGGTTGCGGCATCCGGCGAGGAGGTTGCAAGTGCTCTTGCCCACTAAGGGAGTCTCGGTCGACCGCGCCATGATTACGGTCGGTGCCGACCTCCTGGAAGATCTATGCGACCCGCTGTCGGTATCCGCGCTATGGGAACGCTACAGCGAACGTCAGCGCCTCTCAAGGAAGACGGGAAAAATTACCTTCGACTGGTTCTCATTGTCGCTTGCAGCCCTATATGCAATGAGGCTCATTGACATCTCAGCCGACGGCTACCTGCGGCGGACGCATGTTTCTTAGTGAACTCACCTGCTCGGATCCAAGATTCAAGACATTGAATTTCCGATCGGGTCTGAATATTCTCGTTGCGGATCGAACCGAAGTTTCCGATCAGGGGGAGAGTCGCAATAGTAGCGGCAAGACCAGCTTCGTCAAGATCCTGCGTTACTTG
Coding sequences within it:
- a CDS encoding ABC-three component system middle component 6; translation: MLLPTKGVSVDRAMITVGADLLEDLCDPLSVSALWERYSERQRLSRKTGKITFDWFSLSLAALYAMRLIDISADGYLRRTHVS